The genome window GTCATCCATGTGATAGTCCTGACATACACCAACAATAACTCCGCCCATGTCCTGATTAATTACATCAAGCTGCGGCCTACCCAACATGTTGTATAAAGTTTGGTTCACTATTACATTACGAAGGGCGAGGCTGGCCTTTTGATTTTTCTGCAGGTCCGGAATGCTCATTCTAATGCTGTCACTACTGATTTCCTTTTCAAATGATCGCCCTTTTACTATAGGTATTTTATTAAATGAAAAATAATTGTAATCAACATTCAGGGCACGCAGCATTGTTTTTTGGCCGTTTATAAGAAAGCCGTTGCTATCTCCTCCGCTAAAGGAAAACGAAGTGCTCGTCATGCCCTGCATTGAGGGGTCTATTGTGGTAAAATGATAAAGCTGGTTTTTTAATGCGATGGTCTTTTGTTTGTCAGACCATTGGAAAGGCGATTGAAGGATCACCACCTGGTCTTTATCAAAGCCCATGCTGGTCGTATTTATGTAACGAATCTGCCTGTTCATAACTAACGACGATATGATTAAAATAACGCAAATACTAAATTGCACAACCACAAGGCCTTTTGACAAAACAGGATTTAGTTTAAAGGCAGAAAAACTTCGCAACACATTAAGTGGTTTGAGGCCGGACATAGCAAATGCAGGATAAACACCGGCTACCAGGCCCAGTACAATTGCCAAAATGAACAGTAACGATAATATTTCACCTGATGAGAAATACGATAATTGCAAAGCAGTCCCGGTTAACTGGCTAAAGAATGGCAAACAAACTGTCGCTATCAGTAACCCCACAATTACGGATACAAACGCTAATAGCTGTGTTTCAACATAATATTGCAACACAATCTGAATCCTTGCTGCTCCGATAGTTTTTCTAACACCAACATCCTGTGACCGGGAAACAGTACTGGTAAGCGTAAGTAATATATAGTTTAAACAGGCAATAAAAAGAATAATTGCGGTTAGGCATACCAACTGATAGATATTCTTCAGGTCGGTATAATGCCCCCAGGGGCCGCTCTGGTTATAGTGGGCATCGGCAAACGACCTTAAAAATAGATGGGTATCCGGCACTTTATTTTTACTGTCTCGTTTTTGGGCCTCTTTAACTTGCTCTTTAAAATAAGTCATGGCAAATGCATCCAGTTTCTGCCGGAATTTATTAACGTTAGTGCCTGCCCTTAACTTCAAAACCAGCGGTTCGCTGTAGGTGTTAAGGCCATTGGCTATCCTTTCGTTATAATCGGGGTCCGACTTCATAGGGATTACCATATCAAATTGAAGGCTCGAATTGGCCGGAAAGTTTTTGGCGACCGCACCAATCGTAAAAAGTACTTTATTTTCATTGGGAAATGAGATGACCTTACCAACCGGATTTTGTTTACCAAAATATTTTTCAGCCAAACGTTCACTAATAACTATGGTATTTTGAGTGGACAACGCCGTTGCGGGATCTCCAATTAACAGGGGAAAATTAAAGACTTTAAAAAAAGAATCATCAGCGTATACGATATTACCCTTTTCACTAAAATATTGATTACCAGTGCGAACAAGTTCCTCATAAACAGGCATTAACCGGATAGCTGCTTCGATATCGGGAAAGGTCCTTTTAAGATCAATTGCTAAAACAGGAGGTGTTACTATCATATTCTTTTCTTCAGCATCCTTCATCATAAATGAAAAAAAGTTTTTCTTTGGTTTTTCGTCTAACATACCTGTATTAAACGCAGTCTCTTCCACCCTGAACAATTGTGCCTGGTCCTGGTGAAACCTGTCGAACGATTGTTCGTTTTTAACGTAAAGGTAAACCAGGATACAAAATGCACTGGCAACGCTTAATCCAACAACGTTAATAACGCTGTACAATTTATTCCTGAAAATATTACGGACGGCAAGTTTTAGGTTAGTCTTTAACATGTTATTTGTTAATTAATTATTTGTGTTGGTTTGGAAACTTTAAACTATTGCTCAATTACTCGGAACGCAGGCTTTTAACCGGGTTTGCAATGGCTGCCTTAACCGTTTGAAAGCTTGAAGTAAATACGGCTGCAAGCAGCATTCCGGCGCCGCTTAAGGCAAAAATCCACCAGCTTATCGTAGTGCGGTCAGCAAAATTTCGCATCCATTGGTTTATGGCATACCACGCTACCGGAGTGATTAAAACAAAGGCCAATAGGATAAGCCATACCAATTCAGTTGACAACAAGGCTACAATTTGAGTTACTGAAGCTCCAAGTACCTTACGTACACCTATTTCTTTTGTGCGCTGATTGGAGGTGTATATGGCTAAACCCAGCAAACCAAGGCAGCTTATAAAAATACACAAACCCGTAGCCCAAGCCAGCAGGGTTGAGAATTTCTGCTCTGCATCATAAAGCTTTGCTATAGTTTCGTCAAAAAAGGTCGATTCAAAATCAATTCCAGGGTAAACTTCATTCCAGGCCTTTTGGATGCTAGCTATGCCTTTTTTCCAGTCATTACCATTATCTGTCTGCGGTTTTAAGGCGATATGTAACGTGTTGAAATTCCACTTATAATCAGGATATATAGACATCGGTTTAATTGGTGCATGCAACGAGCCCTGGTGAAAATCGCCGATAACACCAACGACCTGCATTTTTTGTTTCTCGTTGAAATCAATAAATTTCCCCAGGGCCTGTTGCGGTGTTTTAAACCCTAAAAACTGCGTGTAGGTTTGATTGATTAGTATCCCGGTAGCAGAATCACTCAATTGGATATTTCTGCCAGCAAGCAATTTAATTTTATAAACCTTAATATAATTTTCGTCACCTGATTTTGTTTGTAACTCGCTTTTTATTTCCTTTTTTCCGTCCCTATAGGTAACGTTCCTTGAATTCCATCCATTTGATGATGGTATATCCCCTCCAAGGGCTGTCAGCTCAACCTGCGGAATACTACGAACCTTATCTAAAAACACCATTTTATTTCCTGGATTCTTGTCATTCCATGGGGTATTAATATAAATTATAGCCTCCTTTTTAAACCCGAGGTCTTTATGAAGAGCGTAGTAGATCTGTTTGCTCACCATTATGGTTGCCATTATAAAAAACTGGGCTATCATAAACTGCGTCACTGTTAATGCTTTGCGCATCCAAGCATTACGTGTTTTACTTTTGCCACCCACAGCCTGATTTTTCAGTACCTGTACTGGTTTATATGCTGACAAAACGATCGCCGGATAAAAGCCGGACAGAAGGCTAACAACTATAGCCAGCAAAATTAAAAACACACTAATATGCGGCTGGTGGATAAAATCCACTTTTAGTCCGGAGGGCATAAAACCGGCAAAAACCTTTAATATAACAGGTATCATTGCCGCAGCTAGCATTATAGCAAACACTGTGATTAAAAATGTTTCGCTAAGGTATTGGCCAATTAACTGGCTGCGGGTGCTGCCCAGAGTTTTCCGGATACCAATTTCTTTTGCCCTTTGTGACCCTTGTGCTGTAGTAAGGTTAATAAAATTAATGCACCCCAATAATAACAAAAAGGCCGCTATTGTAATTAAACCATATAAACTGTCCCTACTTACTATCGGTATATCATAATTGTAATACCGATCATTAAAATGCATGTCAGCAAGTGGTTGTAACATAAAAGCCTGGGTCGTTCCTTTATTTTCCGGTTTTGGCGGGTGATGTTTTTTTAAAAGCGCATTTAATTGTTTTTCAATATGTTGCACAGAGGTGCCTTTAGCAAGCTTTATAAAAAGCTGTGAGTTTGATGATGTACTTCCCCAATCCTGCTGATCCGGATTCGAGTCCTTATTCAGTTTAAGTGTAGCAAGCGATACAAAATCATGAAAGGTAAAATCCGTATTTTCCTTAAAGCCTTCTATAATCCCGGTAACGGTAGTTTTAATGGTATCTTCATAAATAATCTCTTTACCCAATACTTGTTCAATTGCGAGTTTAGGAAAATATTTTTTAGCCTGGTCAAGGGAAAGAACAACCTGGTGGGCGTTGTTTAACGAATTTTGTGCCGACCCGGCCAGCCATTTGTATTTAAATAAATTAAAGTAAGATTGGTCGGCATAAATACAACCATTCTCGCCTTTAAATTTTATCGTAGCCTTTGCACCGTTTGGAATTAAAACCTGCCCGCCGAAAGTTTTAAACGGTGCAGATTCCTCAATGCCCGTAACCTCGTTTTTTACACCCAGAGCCAGCGGCCCCGTAACACCGCTATTGTAATTTGGCGATCCGTTAAAGGTATAATTAGTTACAACACGGTAAATCCTTTCGCCATTTTCATGGAATTTATCAAAAGTCAAATCATAATGTACGATTAGGTATATCACCAGCGATGCGCTTATCCCTATTGATAAACCAATCACATTAATTACCGTAAATAATTTATGCTGCCTGAAGCTTCGGAAAGCGATCTTAAAATAATTTCCAATCATTATGAGGTTGAATTATAAATATATTTTTCTTGTTATTAATGTGGTTGCAAGCTTTTATTTCTCTATGTTAAAGTAATACCCATTTCTTCGACAACTAAAACTGCTATTACTCACTCCTTAAGCTTTTAACCGGGTTTGCAATAGCTGCTTTAACCGTTTGAAAGCTTGAAGTAAATACGGCTGCAAGCAGCATTCCGGCGCCGCTTAAGGCAAAAATCCACCAGCTTATCGTAGTACGGTCAGCAAAACCTTCCATCCATTTATTCATGGCGTACCAGGCTACCGGTGTAACCAAAACAAACGCCAGCAGAATCAGCCATATCAGTTCAGAGGATAGCAATGTCACAATTTGGGCTACTGAAGCGCCGAGCACTTTACGTACGCCAATTTCTTTTGTGCGCTGCGTTGTAGTATAAATGGCAAGGCCTAATAAGCCAAGACAGCTTATAAAAATAGATAAACCTGTAGCCCAGTTTAAAAGCGTTGAAGTATGCTGCTCACTTTCATAAAATTTGGCAATATTTTCATCAAAAAAATGATATTCAAAATCGTCATCAGGGTAGATCTGTTTCCAAGAGCGCTCCATACTTGCAATCGCTTTTTTCCAGTCATTTCTGTCTTTTGTTTGCGGTTTCAAAGCAATATGGAATGTATTGTTACGGTAGATTGCTGTGTTTACAAGAAAAGCCAGTGGCTTAATTGGTGCATGTAATGATCGTTGATAAAAATCAGCCATTACACCAACAATTTGCCATTCTTTGTCATTGTATTTCAGCATCTTTCCTATCGCATCTGAGGGGTTTTTAAAGCCAAGTACTTTAGCATAGGTTTGATTAATGAGGAATGCGTTAGCTGTATCGCTTTTTTGTATGTTCCGGCCGGCCAGTAGTTTTATTTGATATAACTTAAGGTAATTTTCATCGCCATATTTCTCCTGAACATCTGTCTTAATTTCTTTTTTTCCATCCTTATAAAGCATTTCGGTAGACATTGTGCTATTTGATGAGGGAGCATCAGATCCAACACTCAGCATAGTTACCTGTGGTATGGACCGCAGTTTATCAAAAAATACTAAATTCCGGCTAAGTTGTTTGTTTTTCCAGGGTGCATGTATAATTACGATGGCATCCTTTTTAAAACCAAGATCTTTATGGAGCGCGTAATAAATTTGCTTGCTTACCAGTAAGGTAGCCATTATAAAAAATTGAGCTATAACAAACTGCGTTACCGTTAATGATTTTCTGAGCCATGCATTGCGTGTTTGGCTTTTACCGGTTTGCGCCTGATTTTTAAGCACAAGCACAGGTTTGTATGACGACAGCAAAATTGCGGGGTAAAAGCCCGATAAAAAGCTTACTATAAGGGTTAGGCCGAGCAAAAATACAATGATATTAGCCTGGAGCAATGATGCTGATGTGATATCGGGTGATATGAACGCCGAAAATGCCTTTAATATAAATGGGGCCATTCCAACGGAAATTAAAACGGCTGTTAGCGTTATTAAAAATGTTTCGCTCAAAAATTGGAAGATGAGTTGTTCCCGGCTGCTGCCCATCGTTTTTCTTATGCCTATTTCTTTAGACCGCTGTGATGCCTGTGCAGTTGTTAAGTTCACAAAGTTTATACAGCCCAGGATAAGCAAAAACAATGCAATCACCAATAAACCGTAAAGTGTGGTTTTGTTAGCCACATGCCCCGAATCAAAACTGCCGTAATTTGTGTTAAAGTGCAGGTCATTTAAAGGCTGCAAATGAAAATCCTGGGTATTACCTTTTTCCTTTTTAGTGTTTTTGCCAAGCAGGTCATTCAACTGCTTTTCAATGCGGGCGGCCGGAGTTTTGCCGGATAGCTTTAAAAAAAGCTGAGAGGCGGAATTAGTACTTCCCCATGCCGTTAATTGCAACTGGTCCTTCAGGTCCTTCACCACGTTAGCTGTACCGTATGATATGAATTCTCTAAAATAAAGATCGCTGTGATCTTTTAAAGATTCTACAATACCTGTTACAGATGTTTTGATTGTATCATAGGTTACTACTTTGCCTATCATCTGATTATATGACAGGGCGGGAAAATATTTTTTTGCCTGCTCAGAAGTAAGTACAACCTGCTTAGGGTCATTTAATGCTGTCTTTGAAGCTCCTGCTAACCATTTATAATTAAATATTTCAAAATATTGCTGGCTGGCAAGGATGATATTCTCCTGGTTTTTGAAGCGGGTTGGTACGTTACCTATCCCATCAACAAATACATTAACCTGCGATAGTGTATAAAACGGCGCTACCACGTCAACACCGGGCACCTGGGCCTTTACAGCACCGGCCAACGGCCCGCACACACCGCTATTGTAACCAACTTCACCAGAGAACGAATAGTTAGTTACAACGCGGTAGATCCTGTCGCTATCTTTGTGAAATTTGTCAAAAGTGAGATCATAATAAACGATGAGGTAAATAACCAGGCAGGCGCTGATACCTATAGACAAGCCAATGATGTTTATAAATGTAAACAATTTGTGTTTCCTGAATCCCCGGAAAGCAATTTTGAAATAGTTTTTTATCATGATCGTTTAGTTTGGTTGTTCGTTTTTTTTGGTGATACATTAAACATCGTATTCTCTCATCCGTAAATTTTCATTTATTACTATTCACTTCTCAGACTCTTCACCGGGTTTGCCAGCGCAGCCTTTATCGACTGAAAACTAATGGTTGCCAGCGCTATCAGTATTGCCGATACCCCTGATAACAGGAAGATCCACCAGCTGATATTTACCCGGTAGGCAAAATCCTGCAACCATAAATGCATAAAATAATAAGCTACAGGCGATGCTATGAATATGGCTATGACAACCAGTATTAAAAAATCTTTGCTTAGCATTGATACAATACGCGCAGCGCTTGCACCTAAAATTTTGCGGATACCGATTTCTTTAAAGCGCTGCTGTGCAGTAAATGTTGCCAGGCCAAAAAGCCCCATGCATGAAATAAGTATAGCGATAGACATAGCTATATTCATCAGGCGGGCTGTTTTTTGCTCCTTTTCATATAGTTTGGCAATTGTTTGATCAAAAAATGCGTACTCAAACTTATCATTAGGATAAACTTCATCCCATGCCTTCTTAACCTTTGCTATGGTATTTTTAAAATCATCAGCTTGCTTGCCCCGTGTGGTTAATTTTATGCTGACGGTGCGTTCACCCTTTTTTAATGACGCTATAAAAAATGGAGTAATCGGGTCATGTAATGATTGTGAATGAAAATCTCTTATCACACCTACAATAGGTGCTTTTCCATTGTTCATTCCTATCTCAACAATTTTCCCAATAGCATCCAATGGTTTTGTAAAGCCTAATGCTTTGGCACAGGTTTCATTTACCAGGAATTCTTTTATTGTATCAGCGTGCAGAAGATTTCGCCCCGCAACCAAATTAAGTCCGAATAAAGGCACATAATTTTCATCACTCATGTCAAAAGATGCATCTATTTTAGCTTTGTTAGCTGCATAACTTATATAAGTACCCATGTGTCCTTTAGCCGCCGGGGTTTGATGGTGCTGGCTAACTAATTGTACTCCGGGGATCTGTTTAACTTTTTCGGCAAAAACACCAACCTGGTCAATTGGATTGCTATAAGCGGTATGCATGGTAATAATGGCATCCTTTTTAAAACCAAGGTCAGTATTTAGTACATAATGGATCTGATTGCCAATAACCAGCGTACCTATTATAAATACCAGCGATACGGTAAATTGAAATACGATAAGAACTTTACGCAGGTAACTTTTTTGGTTCAGCGTTGTTGACCCCTGCCCTTTTAAACTTAATACAGGTAAATAAGATGATAAGATCCTGGCCGGGTAAAAGCCTGCAAGCAATGCGGTAATTATTGTTATCAGCAATAAAAATATACTTGTTGCCGGGTTGTATAAGTTTAAAGCCACGCCCTGTGGTATAATAGATTGCAAAGATGAGATAACCGGACCCGTAATAAGCAGCGCAACAATAACCGCAACCGTGGTTATTAAAAGCGTTTCGGTTAAAAACTGAACGGTTAAGTTTGATTTACTGCTCCCCAATACCTTACGTACGCCAACCTCTTTAGCCCTGCGCAATGATTGTGCGGTTGAAAGGTTAATAAAATTAATGGCCGCGATAATTAAAATAAATACAGCAATCCCCATTAGCGCATAAAGTGTAGGCAGATGTGCCTGCCGCGAATAGGCATCATCATAAGCTGAGTTAAAGTGAATATCGGCAAGGGGCTGTAATGACAATGAAGCTTTACTACCCGGGCCTGTTTTAACATGGCTTTTCACAAACGCCGGAAACTGTTTTTCTACCTGTGCCAGTGTAACTCCCTTTGCCAGCTTTACAAAGCCCTGGGTGTTATAATCCCAAAAGCCCCAATTGGTAACATCGATGTCGTTTTTCAGAAAACTGCTTTTAATTGTGGCAAACGAAATGAATTCCTTAAACTTAAAATCGGTATTCCCGCTCCAATCCTTTACAATTCCTGATACAGTAAGCCTTAACGAATCATTATAAATAATTTCACGGCCCATAACATTATCAGGAGTCTCATTACCAAAATATTTATGTGATGCGCTTTCAGATATCACAACTTTAAAGGGTTCATTTAAAGCTGTCGCCGCTTTGCCCGCCAGCCAATGATATTTAAACAGGTCGAAATACTGTGGCTCGGCCACAATCAGGTCCGAGTGATCTTCTCCCTGCCTTGGGGCATCAAACTTTTTCAGTTCTTTACCGTTGGGGATGCTAACCTTTGCGAAATAATTAAAAAAAGTAGTGACACTTTCAAATCCGCTAAGTTCACTTCGCATTGCCGTGGGCATCGGGCCCATAATTGTGGCCAGGTCGCGCTTTTGATCTTCGGCATGTTTAATACTCCCTGTTATCCTGTAAATCCGGTCACCATCGGGATGAAAAGTATCATAGCTTAGCTCAAAGCTGGTTATAAGATAAATAACCAGGCAGGCGCAAATTCCAAGCGAAAGGCCCAGTATGTTAATAGCGGCATATACCTTGTTACGGGTAATGTTCCGCCACGCGGTTTTGAAGTAGTTTTTTATCATGTTTTAATCATTAGTCATTGTGTCATTCGCTGCGCTGTCATTAGAAATTTGCCTGACGGTTCAATATCTTTATTTTTCAGCCGCAAACTGCTACCACCCACTGCCTACTCACTTCTAAGGCTTTTCACCGGATTTGCCACCGCTGCTTTGATTGACTGGAAACTGATCGTTATCAGCGCAATTCCGACGGAAATCAAGCCTGCTAAAAGAAATATTACCCAGTTAATATCAATCCGGTAAACAAAACTTTGCAGCCACTTATTCATGGCATACCAGGCTATTGGCGAACCAATTATTATTGAGAGCAACACCAGCTTTAAAAAATCCTTCGACACCAGTGTTACAATGCTGCTTACACTTGCACCCAATACTTTACGGATACCAATCTCTTTGGTCATGATCTGAGCGGTATAGGTTGCTAAACCTAAAAGGCCAAGGCATGAAATAATAATTGCAATAGCAGAGAAAATATTAAATAAAACACCGGTTCGCTGCTCGGTTTTATACAAGTTGCCGTATTCTTCATCCATAAAATTATACTCAAACGGAAAGCCGGGATTGTATTGATTCCAAAGGCGGGTAGCTGCCGCAACAGCTTTGGCTGCGTTTCTTCCCGTGGTTTTTACATATAATAAATAACCTTTAGGCTCATAGTAAATTACAGTAGGTTCAATTCTTTCTTTTAACGATGCGGTATTAAAATCTTTAACAACTCCTATGATGGTTCCTTCGGTTTCCTGTAACTTCAGGCGTTTACCAATGGGTTTTTTTATCCCTGTCAATTTAACGGCTGTTTCGTTTAAGATAAAATGGGCCGAGTCGGATTTTACACCCGAAAAGTTATTACCAGCCAGCAATTTAATTTTCATCAGCGGGATAAACTTCTCATCTATCCCCAGGTGGTGAATAATAAAGCTCGAATTAGCGTCTTTA of Mucilaginibacter xinganensis contains these proteins:
- a CDS encoding ABC transporter permease → MLKTNLKLAVRNIFRNKLYSVINVVGLSVASAFCILVYLYVKNEQSFDRFHQDQAQLFRVEETAFNTGMLDEKPKKNFFSFMMKDAEEKNMIVTPPVLAIDLKRTFPDIEAAIRLMPVYEELVRTGNQYFSEKGNIVYADDSFFKVFNFPLLIGDPATALSTQNTIVISERLAEKYFGKQNPVGKVISFPNENKVLFTIGAVAKNFPANSSLQFDMVIPMKSDPDYNERIANGLNTYSEPLVLKLRAGTNVNKFRQKLDAFAMTYFKEQVKEAQKRDSKNKVPDTHLFLRSFADAHYNQSGPWGHYTDLKNIYQLVCLTAIILFIACLNYILLTLTSTVSRSQDVGVRKTIGAARIQIVLQYYVETQLLAFVSVIVGLLIATVCLPFFSQLTGTALQLSYFSSGEILSLLFILAIVLGLVAGVYPAFAMSGLKPLNVLRSFSAFKLNPVLSKGLVVVQFSICVILIISSLVMNRQIRYINTTSMGFDKDQVVILQSPFQWSDKQKTIALKNQLYHFTTIDPSMQGMTSTSFSFSGGDSNGFLINGQKTMLRALNVDYNYFSFNKIPIVKGRSFEKEISSDSIRMSIPDLQKNQKASLALRNVIVNQTLYNMLGRPQLDVINQDMGGVIVGVCQDYHMDDLTQKIAPAYHFINANNTRVFWLKIRAGQNIPKAMNKIKNTWNQLTGNLPFSYTFMDDEVAKSYEAYLRWMTTITTSCVLAIIIACLGLFGLSGLTTLNRTKEIGIRKVLGASVGNLFLLLNRGTLILATLSFIVAAPIAFYLVHQWLDNFAYRINPDWALFTTAGIIAMLTAVAAVSYHTLKAAKGNPVDSLRSE
- a CDS encoding ABC transporter permease, encoding MIGNYFKIAFRSFRQHKLFTVINVIGLSIGISASLVIYLIVHYDLTFDKFHENGERIYRVVTNYTFNGSPNYNSGVTGPLALGVKNEVTGIEESAPFKTFGGQVLIPNGAKATIKFKGENGCIYADQSYFNLFKYKWLAGSAQNSLNNAHQVVLSLDQAKKYFPKLAIEQVLGKEIIYEDTIKTTVTGIIEGFKENTDFTFHDFVSLATLKLNKDSNPDQQDWGSTSSNSQLFIKLAKGTSVQHIEKQLNALLKKHHPPKPENKGTTQAFMLQPLADMHFNDRYYNYDIPIVSRDSLYGLITIAAFLLLLGCINFINLTTAQGSQRAKEIGIRKTLGSTRSQLIGQYLSETFLITVFAIMLAAAMIPVILKVFAGFMPSGLKVDFIHQPHISVFLILLAIVVSLLSGFYPAIVLSAYKPVQVLKNQAVGGKSKTRNAWMRKALTVTQFMIAQFFIMATIMVSKQIYYALHKDLGFKKEAIIYINTPWNDKNPGNKMVFLDKVRSIPQVELTALGGDIPSSNGWNSRNVTYRDGKKEIKSELQTKSGDENYIKVYKIKLLAGRNIQLSDSATGILINQTYTQFLGFKTPQQALGKFIDFNEKQKMQVVGVIGDFHQGSLHAPIKPMSIYPDYKWNFNTLHIALKPQTDNGNDWKKGIASIQKAWNEVYPGIDFESTFFDETIAKLYDAEQKFSTLLAWATGLCIFISCLGLLGLAIYTSNQRTKEIGVRKVLGASVTQIVALLSTELVWLILLAFVLITPVAWYAINQWMRNFADRTTISWWIFALSGAGMLLAAVFTSSFQTVKAAIANPVKSLRSE
- a CDS encoding ABC transporter permease; this translates as MIKNYFKIAFRGFRKHKLFTFINIIGLSIGISACLVIYLIVYYDLTFDKFHKDSDRIYRVVTNYSFSGEVGYNSGVCGPLAGAVKAQVPGVDVVAPFYTLSQVNVFVDGIGNVPTRFKNQENIILASQQYFEIFNYKWLAGASKTALNDPKQVVLTSEQAKKYFPALSYNQMIGKVVTYDTIKTSVTGIVESLKDHSDLYFREFISYGTANVVKDLKDQLQLTAWGSTNSASQLFLKLSGKTPAARIEKQLNDLLGKNTKKEKGNTQDFHLQPLNDLHFNTNYGSFDSGHVANKTTLYGLLVIALFLLILGCINFVNLTTAQASQRSKEIGIRKTMGSSREQLIFQFLSETFLITLTAVLISVGMAPFILKAFSAFISPDITSASLLQANIIVFLLGLTLIVSFLSGFYPAILLSSYKPVLVLKNQAQTGKSQTRNAWLRKSLTVTQFVIAQFFIMATLLVSKQIYYALHKDLGFKKDAIVIIHAPWKNKQLSRNLVFFDKLRSIPQVTMLSVGSDAPSSNSTMSTEMLYKDGKKEIKTDVQEKYGDENYLKLYQIKLLAGRNIQKSDTANAFLINQTYAKVLGFKNPSDAIGKMLKYNDKEWQIVGVMADFYQRSLHAPIKPLAFLVNTAIYRNNTFHIALKPQTKDRNDWKKAIASMERSWKQIYPDDDFEYHFFDENIAKFYESEQHTSTLLNWATGLSIFISCLGLLGLAIYTTTQRTKEIGVRKVLGASVAQIVTLLSSELIWLILLAFVLVTPVAWYAMNKWMEGFADRTTISWWIFALSGAGMLLAAVFTSSFQTVKAAIANPVKSLRSE
- a CDS encoding ABC transporter permease — its product is MIKNYFKTAWRNITRNKVYAAINILGLSLGICACLVIYLITSFELSYDTFHPDGDRIYRITGSIKHAEDQKRDLATIMGPMPTAMRSELSGFESVTTFFNYFAKVSIPNGKELKKFDAPRQGEDHSDLIVAEPQYFDLFKYHWLAGKAATALNEPFKVVISESASHKYFGNETPDNVMGREIIYNDSLRLTVSGIVKDWSGNTDFKFKEFISFATIKSSFLKNDIDVTNWGFWDYNTQGFVKLAKGVTLAQVEKQFPAFVKSHVKTGPGSKASLSLQPLADIHFNSAYDDAYSRQAHLPTLYALMGIAVFILIIAAINFINLSTAQSLRRAKEVGVRKVLGSSKSNLTVQFLTETLLITTVAVIVALLITGPVISSLQSIIPQGVALNLYNPATSIFLLLITIITALLAGFYPARILSSYLPVLSLKGQGSTTLNQKSYLRKVLIVFQFTVSLVFIIGTLVIGNQIHYVLNTDLGFKKDAIITMHTAYSNPIDQVGVFAEKVKQIPGVQLVSQHHQTPAAKGHMGTYISYAANKAKIDASFDMSDENYVPLFGLNLVAGRNLLHADTIKEFLVNETCAKALGFTKPLDAIGKIVEIGMNNGKAPIVGVIRDFHSQSLHDPITPFFIASLKKGERTVSIKLTTRGKQADDFKNTIAKVKKAWDEVYPNDKFEYAFFDQTIAKLYEKEQKTARLMNIAMSIAILISCMGLFGLATFTAQQRFKEIGIRKILGASAARIVSMLSKDFLILVVIAIFIASPVAYYFMHLWLQDFAYRVNISWWIFLLSGVSAILIALATISFQSIKAALANPVKSLRSE